The Burkholderia pyrrocinia genome includes a region encoding these proteins:
- a CDS encoding FecR family protein — protein sequence MTKAQAEPAHDELDEASAWLLRLRSGDASQAEADAFERWCADRPQAADLLRDTWSSLRTAATELAHEERTAAAWANVAKRERTMRTGRRAFIGFAVAAGASWLALRPPMQLWPSLGDLAADYHTGTGEQRSVALSSRVTVELNTQTRVDVLPASDAAHGVEVVAGEAEIDAAVPPAGRATPIQPVTVVAGGGRMQATIARFNVRRTGAQVCVTCLSGTVALQHPRGARMLKADDQIVYDDRGVQPVSRIDPGAVSAWRRGMLVFNGVPLADVVDEINRYRRGKVILRSASLGANRMQAQFPITRLDDVIDMVGRLYGAHITRLPGNIVLLS from the coding sequence ATGACGAAAGCCCAGGCCGAACCTGCCCACGACGAACTCGACGAAGCGAGTGCGTGGCTGCTGCGTCTGCGCTCGGGGGACGCGAGCCAGGCCGAAGCGGACGCGTTCGAGCGCTGGTGCGCCGATCGTCCGCAGGCGGCCGATCTGCTGCGCGACACCTGGAGCTCGCTGCGCACGGCCGCGACCGAGCTCGCGCACGAGGAGCGCACGGCCGCTGCCTGGGCAAATGTTGCAAAGCGCGAGCGCACGATGCGCACCGGGCGGCGCGCGTTCATCGGCTTCGCGGTCGCGGCCGGCGCGTCGTGGCTCGCGCTGCGCCCGCCGATGCAGTTGTGGCCTTCGCTCGGCGATCTCGCGGCCGATTACCACACGGGCACCGGCGAGCAGCGCAGCGTCGCGCTGTCGTCGCGCGTGACGGTGGAGCTGAACACGCAGACGCGCGTCGACGTGCTGCCCGCGAGCGATGCCGCGCACGGCGTCGAAGTCGTCGCGGGCGAAGCGGAGATCGATGCGGCCGTGCCGCCGGCCGGCCGCGCGACGCCGATCCAGCCGGTCACGGTGGTCGCGGGCGGCGGCCGCATGCAGGCGACCATCGCGCGCTTCAATGTGCGGCGCACGGGCGCGCAGGTCTGCGTGACCTGCCTGTCCGGCACGGTGGCGCTCCAGCATCCGCGCGGCGCGCGCATGCTGAAGGCCGACGATCAGATCGTCTACGACGATCGCGGCGTGCAACCCGTGTCGCGGATCGATCCGGGCGCGGTCAGCGCATGGCGGCGTGGCATGCTGGTGTTCAACGGCGTGCCGCTTGCAGATGTCGTCGACGAGATCAACCGCTACCGGCGCGGCAAGGTCATCCTGCGCAGCGCGTCGCTCGGCGCGAACCGGATGCAGGCGCAGTTCCCGATCACGCGGCTCGACGACGTGATCGACATGGTCGGCCGCCTGTATGGTGCGCATATCACGCGTCTGCCCGGCAACATCGTGCTGCTGAGCTGA
- a CDS encoding FecR/PupR family sigma factor regulator, translating into MNELQRDTDSGDANTRADAIREGAVRWLLWLRAGDTTEHELDAFGRWRAQSDEHARTVRELIWMWAVLETVGRQEPGAPGGSTRTH; encoded by the coding sequence ATGAACGAATTGCAACGGGATACGGATTCCGGCGACGCGAACACGCGCGCCGACGCGATCCGCGAGGGCGCGGTGCGCTGGCTGCTGTGGCTGCGCGCGGGCGACACGACGGAACACGAACTCGACGCGTTCGGGCGCTGGCGCGCGCAGAGCGACGAGCATGCGCGCACGGTCCGCGAGCTGATCTGGATGTGGGCCGTGCTGGAGACGGTCGGCCGCCAGGAGCCGGGTGCGCCGGGCGGGTCGACGCGCACGCATTGA
- a CDS encoding type II toxin-antitoxin system Phd/YefM family antitoxin gives MMRTIVERFVERSPMTIMTRLVLQCALHDDWIGAATDAGDEPDGESTREALFALAVDAIAAIAAWQRMPDAAGAAAPGFGAAVTALHDCMSRWRSGWGRALAKDSVELLLPVASVRTVDGVRAVDGMRLRVLEGVGDACAPRADGCGCGRACDDPAHDAAAGGTRVLPVYDPDLGMIVDLLPYERGRSHEHAFVGALLETVRPGELWIVDGRFDTDAILSGWPRRGGAFVVREYGRPAACRPLGDWREAGVLDDGRVVEQPVGMAGDGGVSGAFRRIEWRRADAAGDLGETVALLTDLPAAQFDALQVVQLSCRCWRDALPLPLEPVTSGAPFGAVPARAALLASGIAAFAYNAFSVMTRVVGGALDLDARDVERLPSLIADGVTATYAGMMIALPPEWWARYDQLPATALGQIVRMLAVHVDPRSERRRRREQRLSAKSQALLRAATLEHLMHDDGDDPAANVFSLRTIAMATRDFSSNPSKALRHAGEALVMVTKYNRPIALLVSIDDWNRLLGEVRETSLTRLSFDAAAQGVRPVVLSESSLN, from the coding sequence ATGATGCGCACGATCGTGGAACGCTTTGTCGAGCGGAGCCCGATGACGATCATGACACGGCTCGTGCTGCAGTGCGCGCTGCACGACGACTGGATCGGCGCCGCGACAGACGCCGGTGACGAACCCGACGGCGAGTCGACCCGCGAGGCACTGTTCGCGCTGGCCGTCGACGCGATCGCGGCGATTGCCGCGTGGCAGCGGATGCCGGATGCAGCCGGTGCGGCTGCACCGGGGTTTGGCGCTGCCGTGACGGCGCTGCACGACTGCATGAGCCGGTGGCGGTCCGGCTGGGGGCGCGCGCTGGCGAAGGACAGCGTCGAACTGCTGCTGCCCGTCGCGTCGGTGCGCACCGTCGACGGCGTGCGCGCAGTCGACGGGATGCGGCTGCGCGTGCTGGAGGGTGTGGGCGACGCATGCGCGCCCCGGGCCGACGGTTGCGGCTGCGGACGCGCATGTGACGACCCCGCGCACGATGCTGCCGCGGGCGGTACTCGCGTCCTGCCGGTCTACGATCCCGATCTCGGGATGATCGTCGACCTGCTGCCTTACGAGCGCGGCCGGTCGCATGAGCACGCATTCGTCGGCGCGCTGCTCGAAACGGTCAGGCCCGGCGAGCTGTGGATCGTCGACGGGCGCTTCGATACGGACGCGATCCTGTCCGGCTGGCCGCGCCGCGGTGGCGCGTTCGTCGTGCGCGAATACGGCCGCCCGGCCGCGTGCCGCCCGCTTGGCGACTGGCGGGAAGCCGGCGTGCTCGACGACGGGCGGGTAGTCGAGCAGCCGGTCGGCATGGCCGGCGACGGTGGTGTGTCGGGCGCGTTTCGGCGGATCGAATGGCGCCGCGCCGATGCGGCTGGCGATCTCGGCGAAACCGTCGCGCTGCTGACCGATCTGCCGGCCGCGCAGTTCGACGCGTTGCAGGTCGTGCAGCTGTCGTGCCGGTGCTGGCGCGACGCGTTGCCGCTGCCGCTCGAGCCCGTGACGAGCGGCGCGCCGTTCGGCGCCGTGCCTGCGCGCGCGGCGTTGCTGGCGAGCGGGATCGCGGCGTTCGCGTACAACGCGTTCAGCGTGATGACGCGCGTCGTCGGCGGTGCGCTCGATCTCGACGCGCGCGACGTCGAGCGCCTGCCGTCGCTGATCGCCGACGGCGTGACGGCCACCTATGCGGGGATGATGATCGCGCTGCCGCCCGAGTGGTGGGCGCGTTACGACCAGTTGCCCGCGACGGCGCTTGGCCAGATCGTGCGAATGCTCGCCGTGCATGTCGATCCGCGCAGCGAACGGCGCCGGCGTCGCGAGCAACGGCTGTCCGCGAAGTCGCAGGCGCTGCTGCGCGCGGCCACGCTCGAGCACCTGATGCACGACGACGGCGACGATCCGGCCGCGAACGTGTTCAGCTTGCGCACGATCGCGATGGCGACGCGCGACTTCAGCAGCAATCCGTCGAAGGCGCTGCGGCACGCCGGCGAGGCACTCGTGATGGTCACCAAGTACAACCGGCCGATCGCGCTGCTCGTATCGATCGACGACTGGAACCGGCTGCTCGGCGAGGTGCGCGAGACGAGCCTCACGCGGCTGTCGTTCGATGCGGCGGCGCAGGGTGTGCGCCCGGTCGTGTTGAGCGAATCGTCGCTGAATTAG
- the gspK gene encoding type II secretion system minor pseudopilin GspK, with translation MVRYGTGRTVRAQRERGIAIVMVLLVVALAATLAASVLWRQQVATRDVENQRLATQTMWVERAAVEWARATLRAQSATSNVTFVGQPWSSPVADVQLSDLLPSDALAVNAELSRAWISGSVEDAQARFNLMNLVSRVAPGKPWQANGEGVLAYRRLLGQLSLEPALAQQTADYMLRSLRDANGPGGWPLQLVSVDDLARIPGYDAHAIDTLAPFVTVLPDLTVVNANTAAEPVLVAAIPTLSRSQAKRLVDRRATAYFVSTGDIAEYLLPAPDGNPTLPDGSAVGVTSGYFIVHCRVHSARINARVDTLIARYGSGNFAWTSVIWVRRLTS, from the coding sequence ATGGTTCGATACGGGACAGGAAGGACCGTGCGCGCGCAACGCGAACGCGGAATCGCGATCGTGATGGTGCTGCTCGTCGTCGCGCTGGCGGCCACGCTCGCGGCCAGCGTGCTGTGGCGCCAGCAGGTCGCGACGCGCGACGTCGAAAACCAGCGGCTCGCGACGCAGACGATGTGGGTCGAGCGCGCCGCGGTGGAATGGGCGCGCGCGACGCTGCGCGCGCAGAGCGCGACGTCGAACGTCACGTTCGTCGGCCAGCCCTGGTCGTCGCCGGTCGCCGACGTGCAGCTCTCGGACCTGCTGCCGTCCGACGCGCTGGCGGTCAACGCCGAACTGTCGCGCGCGTGGATCTCGGGCAGCGTCGAGGATGCGCAGGCGCGCTTCAACCTGATGAACCTCGTGTCGCGCGTCGCGCCCGGCAAGCCGTGGCAGGCCAACGGCGAAGGCGTGCTGGCGTACCGGCGGCTGCTCGGCCAGCTGTCGCTCGAACCTGCGCTCGCGCAGCAGACGGCCGACTACATGCTGCGCTCGCTGCGCGACGCGAACGGCCCCGGCGGGTGGCCGCTGCAGCTCGTATCCGTCGACGATCTTGCGCGCATCCCCGGCTACGACGCGCATGCGATCGATACGCTCGCACCGTTCGTGACGGTGCTGCCCGACCTCACGGTCGTCAACGCGAACACCGCGGCCGAACCCGTGCTCGTCGCCGCGATTCCGACGCTGTCGCGCAGCCAGGCGAAGCGGCTCGTCGACCGGCGCGCCACCGCGTATTTCGTCAGCACCGGCGACATCGCCGAATACCTGCTGCCCGCACCGGACGGCAATCCGACGCTGCCGGACGGCTCGGCCGTCGGCGTGACCAGCGGCTACTTCATCGTGCATTGCCGCGTGCATTCCGCACGCATCAACGCGCGCGTCGACACGCTGATCGCGCGCTACGGTAGCGGAAATTTCGCGTGGACGTCGGTCATCTGGGTGCGTCGACTCACGAGTTGA
- a CDS encoding TIGR03032 family protein codes for MTVEQFEENRPDDASGAAPDDVSAREAEALSPVINLRDTGRFLQVLEALKCSLAVSRRPSGVAVIGVDGGIPTLSACLLPRSMGMAVSGNRLAVATMHELMVFANVSTLAPHYPARPDHYDAMFVPRMSYYTGDLDLHDMAFDKHVLLAVNTRYSCISVIDGYFNFTPIWQPPFVTATAPDDRCHLNGMAFADGKVRFATALGMSDEPFGWRGGMAGGGIVMEVPSGRIVASGLSMPHSPRVIGGRLHVLEGGRGHVLQIDPQSGARRVLAKLPGFTHGLAEYGGVLFVGLSKLRDKRGPQGLPIESESDVLVAGVAALDANSGDVLGILQFFNGVDEIFDVQVLPNVRRAEILSPHQWAEAPSIVTMQGGFWQTRPREDDEPANAGGRA; via the coding sequence ATGACAGTGGAACAGTTCGAGGAAAACCGGCCAGACGATGCTAGCGGCGCGGCGCCGGACGACGTATCGGCGCGGGAAGCGGAAGCGCTGTCGCCGGTCATCAATCTGCGCGATACGGGGCGCTTCCTGCAGGTGCTCGAGGCGCTCAAGTGTTCGCTGGCCGTCAGCCGCCGCCCGTCCGGCGTGGCGGTAATCGGCGTCGACGGCGGCATCCCAACGCTGTCCGCGTGCCTGTTGCCGCGCTCGATGGGGATGGCCGTGTCCGGCAATCGGCTCGCGGTCGCGACGATGCACGAACTGATGGTGTTCGCGAACGTGTCGACGCTCGCGCCGCACTATCCCGCTCGCCCCGATCACTACGACGCGATGTTCGTGCCGCGCATGTCCTACTACACCGGCGATCTCGACCTGCACGACATGGCGTTCGACAAGCACGTCCTGCTCGCGGTCAATACGCGCTATTCATGCATCAGCGTGATCGACGGCTATTTCAACTTCACGCCGATCTGGCAGCCGCCGTTCGTGACGGCGACGGCGCCCGACGATCGCTGCCACCTCAACGGCATGGCGTTTGCCGACGGCAAGGTGCGGTTCGCGACCGCGCTCGGGATGAGCGACGAGCCGTTCGGCTGGCGGGGCGGGATGGCCGGCGGCGGCATCGTGATGGAGGTGCCGTCTGGCCGGATCGTCGCGTCGGGGCTGTCGATGCCGCATTCGCCGCGTGTGATCGGCGGGCGCCTGCACGTGCTCGAAGGCGGCCGCGGCCACGTGCTGCAGATCGATCCGCAATCGGGCGCGCGACGTGTGCTCGCGAAGCTGCCGGGCTTTACGCACGGTCTCGCGGAATACGGCGGCGTGCTGTTCGTCGGACTGTCGAAGCTGCGCGACAAACGCGGTCCGCAGGGGTTGCCGATTGAAAGCGAATCGGACGTGCTGGTCGCGGGGGTTGCCGCGCTCGACGCGAACAGCGGCGATGTGCTCGGCATCCTTCAGTTCTTCAATGGCGTCGACGAGATCTTCGACGTGCAGGTGCTCCCGAACGTGCGGCGTGCCGAAATCCTGAGCCCGCATCAATGGGCCGAGGCGCCGTCGATCGTGACGATGCAGGGCGGCTTCTGGCAGACGCGTCCGCGCGAGGACGACGAGCCCGCGAACGCTGGCGGGCGAGCGTGA
- the cysC gene encoding adenylyl-sulfate kinase, with amino-acid sequence MSGASPQWAGGVLWLTGLSGAGKTTLADALAVRLRERCVHPVVLDGDRLRAGLNRDLGFTVHDRFENVRRIAEVASLTSESGALAIVSVISPFAAMRDAARSIVGPAFREVHVSTPLACCEARDPKGLYAKARCGALPEFTGVSSPYEPPVKADLTIDTGRSSLAMCVDTLMRFACTQFVCPADTRPVQGRYG; translated from the coding sequence GTGTCCGGCGCGTCGCCGCAGTGGGCGGGCGGGGTGCTGTGGCTCACGGGACTGTCGGGTGCGGGCAAGACAACGCTGGCCGATGCGCTGGCGGTGCGGCTGCGCGAACGATGTGTGCATCCGGTGGTGCTCGATGGCGATCGGTTGCGGGCGGGACTGAATCGGGATCTCGGCTTTACGGTGCACGACCGCTTCGAGAACGTGCGGCGCATCGCCGAAGTCGCGTCGCTGACAAGCGAATCCGGAGCACTCGCGATCGTCTCGGTCATTTCGCCGTTTGCGGCGATGCGCGACGCAGCCAGATCGATCGTGGGGCCGGCATTTCGCGAAGTTCATGTGAGTACGCCGCTGGCCTGCTGCGAGGCGCGGGACCCCAAAGGGCTGTATGCGAAGGCGCGGTGCGGCGCGCTGCCGGAATTCACGGGCGTTTCGTCGCCGTACGAGCCGCCAGTGAAAGCCGATCTCACGATCGACACAGGTCGGTCGTCGCTCGCGATGTGCGTCGATACGCTGATGCGATTCGCGTGCACGCAGTTTGTTTGTCCGGCGGATACGCGGCCGGTGCAGGGACGTTACGGCTGA